The following DNA comes from Winogradskyella sp. PG-2.
AAGTAGATGTGTCTCCTAAATTTGAAATTTCATTCGTTGCAATCTTACGTAAAATACGCCTCATAATTTTACCACTTCTTGTTTTTGGTAAACTGCTTACAAATTGAATTTTATCTGGCTTTGCAATTGGCCCAATAGTTTCGGTAACCTTATTTCTAATTGTTTGCAATAAATTTTCAGAAGCATCAAAGCGGTCATATAATATAACATAAGCATAAAGTGCATTCCCCTTAACATCATGTTGAAATCCAACAACAGCGCTTTCTACTACAGCTTCATGTTCATTAATTGCATTTTCTATTGGAGCAGTTCCTAGATTATGACCAGAAACAATGACAACGTCATCAACTCTTCCTGTAATTCGATAATTTCCATTTTCATCGCGCAATGCCCCATCTCCAGGAAAATACAAACCCTCGTATGCAGTAAAATATACGTCTTTATAACGCTTATGATTACCATAAATAGTTCTTGCGATTGAAGGCCATGGCTGTTTAATTGCTAAAATGCCCTCGGCTTCTTTAGTTTTAATTTCACCACCTTTGTTATCTAGTAATATTGGCGAAACACCAATCATTGGCAAAGTAGCATAGGTTTTTTTTTGACGCGTTACGCCTGCTAAAGAAGAAATTAATATACCTCCTGTTTCTGTTTGCCACCAAGTATCTACTATTGGACAATTCCCTTTTCCAACATGCTTGTTATACCAGCGCCATGCTTCTTCGTTAATAGGCTCTCCAACCGTTCCTAGCGTTTTTAGTTGGGATAGGTCGTGCTTATTTACAAGGTCTATAGGGTGCTTTGCGAGCGCTCTAATTGCAGTAGGAGCTGTATAAAATTGATTTACTTTATGCTTTTCACAAATACCCCAAAAGCGTCCGTAATCTGGATAACTTGGAACACCTTCAAACATTACAGTTGTTGCGCCTGAACTCAATGGACCATAGACAATATAACTATGACCTGTAATCCACCCAATATCTGCAGAACACCAATATACATCTCCTTCTTCATATTGAAATACATTTTGAAATGTATATGCTGTATAAACCATATATCCGCCACAAGTATGCACCATTCCTTTTGGTTTTCCTGTAGAACCCGAAGTATATAATATAAAAAGCATGTCTTCTGCCTCCATAACCTCGGCCTTACAGAAGTCATCTGCATTTTTAATTGCCTCATGCCACCAAACATCATTTCCTCCCCAATTAACATCTTGCCCCGTTCTTTTATAGACAATGGTTTTCTCTATTGTTGGGCAGAATTTTAAAGCTTCATCTGCAATATCTTTTAAAGGTGTAATTTTATTTCCTCTATAACTCCCGTCTGTAGTTAGTAGTAATTTACAAGAAGCATCATTTATTCTTGCGGCTAATGCTTTTGAAGAAAACCCTGCAAAAACAACTGAATGAACAGCGCCTATTCTCGCGCAAGCTAACACAGCAACTGTTAACTCCAATATCATAGGCATATAAATACAAACGCGATCTCCTTTTTCAACATTATAAGACTTTAAAACATTAGCAAATTTGGATACTCTTCTATGTAGCTCTTTATAAGTTATATGTAGTGCTTCATCTTTAGGGTCATTGGGTTCCCAAATTATTGCAACTTGATCTCCTTTGGTTTTTAAATGCCTATCCAAACAATTCTCGGTAATATTTAGCTTTCCTCCTTCAAACCATTTTGTTTCTGGTTTTAACCAATTATACTCTAAAACCGAATCCCATTTTCTTTTCCAAACAAAATGCTCTGCAATAGAAGCCCAAAAAGATTCAGGATTTTCTAAACTATATAAATATGCCTTTTCGTAATCTTTTTGCGTACTTATCTTAGGTAGATTCATAATTTCACAATTGGTTTAAAATAGATTCTTTCTATTTGATTGTATATTGAAATTATTTGATTACCAATAGTATTCATTATGCTTAAGTCTTTACTTTTAATATTGATTTCTATTAAAATATCTTTTTTTCTTTCTTTAATCGTTTTAATACTAAGCTTACCTTTTGGGAAAAACACTTCTAAACCGTTCGCTTCATCTTGAAGATATAAATCAAACTCTCCGCTAGTCCAATTTAAAAGTTTACTATATAATTGCTTATCTATAATAGATTCTCTTTGAGTCCAGTGGTGATAAGAATTTTTAAATGAAGTATTCATTTCTTTCGTCATAATAATACAGTGTGTCTTTTATGTCTGATTTTTTAGTCTTAGTATTTTTAATGAATCATTTTTATTCATAATTATAAAATGTACTTGATCATTGATTACAATCTTTTTAATAGTTTTTGCTTCACTATTATTAAAATAACTAGCATCATTTATAAACTTGAAATCATCATCATCCCCCCCTAGCAAGACATAGTTCTTTGAAGCATCATAACGAATAGTTTCTACCTCAGCATCAAACACATTACCCACACCAAAAATGTCTATATGACCGTCATTATTAAGGTCATGTGTTTCTATACTTAAAGTAGGGCTAAATTGAGCGTGCTTGGGTAGATTTTCAATCTCAAAATGACCATCTCCTTTGTTTCTTAAAATAATTGATTGGAAATGAAAAGCTGTTAGATGTGTTGCCTTGCTCAATTCGTTTTCACCATAAATATCAATAATACTTGAAGCTGCGAATTCTTTATAAGTCTTGATTTTGTAATTTATGAATGCATTTTGTTCTGAAGAACATTGCTTACCCCTGACGGGAATTAACTCTCCGGTTTTTGACACTTTACTAAGAATTATATCTATAGATGTGTTATCGTCAAAATCATCTGCATAGACATGAAGTGGTTTTTCTTTGCCTGGATGAAACTTATTGTTTTCACCCCAATTTCCTATAACGTAGTCCTTAAGCCCATCTTTATTTAAATCTACTTCTTTGATGGTTTGATACCAACCGTTTAAATCTTTTAATTCTTGTAGTTCTCGCTTTTGGAAATTAGAATTATCATTTTGAAATATGGTAATGGACATCCATTCCCCAACGATTATAAGGTCTGCATCACCATCGTTATCATAATCAGTAAAAACAGCCTCATTTACCATTTCTAATTCTGATATCTCACTAATACGGTCAGAGGTAACATCTATAAATTTGCCATTTTGGTTTTCAAGTAAATATGATTTGTCTGATAGTGGATACATTCCATGTTTCACTCTACCCCCAACGAAAATGTCCATATCTCCATCATTATCGTAATCTGCACTAGTAATACCTTTAGTGTTAGAGAAAATGTTCGGTAATTTATTTGATTTTTTAAATCTTCCTTTCCCGTCATTTATGTAAAGTCTATCTTGTAATAACGGGCTGTTTTGCTCTATTTCATAACCGCCAGATGTAACATAAAGGTCAAGGTCGTTATCATTATCAATGTCAATAAATCTAGCATTAGTGTCTTCATATATTTTATCAGATTCAAACAAAGCTTCATTACTGCCTTCAAATTGTCCGTCATTTTTTTGAATAAAAAGAGATGCTTTTTCATTTTTAGAATTCCCTACAAAAAAATCATCTAAACCATCATTATTAATATCGGCAACAGTCATAGGGCTGCTAACTTCTGATTGCTTTTGAGGCAGTAATAGTTGCAAATTAAAATCGTCAAACTTATTTTCTACTTGTTCATAGTCTATTCCGATTGTGATTGGGTCTATTGCTTCAAACAGGGTGTTCGATTTTATTTTTTGATTCTTAGAGGTTATTGCATTCTTATAGTTTAGACTTAGACTTCTGTTAGCCTCAACAACGGTGATTAGTTGTTGCTTTCTATTTGGCCAGGTTACCTTTACACTATCAATTTTTGTTCTTTCCTCTAACCCAAAATGTAACTTATTGGTTACTGATGATTGATAACCTCTACCAACAAAAAGTGTCTTAGATTGTTGTAGCCCCCCTGAGTAAATGTTAACTGTTGTCCCTATTCCATAAGGATTGTTATCTGGACCTTTAAAAGAAAATGTGATATAATTATTGTTTGTATTGTTTCTGTAAATAGAGGCTTCCTCAGATTGATTGTTAATAATTAGGTCTAAATCGCCATCATTATCTAAATCGGCATATACTGCTCCACAAGAATTAATCTCAGCGTCTAATCCCCATTTTTTTGAGTTGTTGGTAAAGGTTAAGTCTTTGTTATTTCTAAACGCATAGTTGCTCAGTTTCGTAGACGGCATCATATTAATGGCTTCATCTAAGGATACTTTTTTACGGTTTTGAATATTAGCTTTCATCTGATTTCTAAAATCTTGATTCGAAAGGTCATTTTCAATACCATTAGTGATAAATAAGTCATTAAAACCATCGTTATCAAAATCTGCAATTAAAGGAGCCCAACTCCAATCGGTTTTAGCGATTCCAGCCAATTGCCCTATCTCACTAAAAGTACTATTATCATTATTAAGCTGTAAAATGTTAGACATGTACTGATGGTGATACCCAGCACTGACTAATAAATTAAAGTTTTCTGTGCTCATTGCTGCCATATTCTCCTTACTACGAATATGATCTTCTGCCAACATATCTAAAACAATTAAATCAGGTTTTAAGTCGTTATTGATGTCTGCAAAATCTGACCCCATACTATTAGTAGAAATATGTTTAAAATAGCTTAGTATCTCATCTTTAAATTTACCGTTTCCTTGATTGATATAAAGAAAATCAGGCTCTAAAAAATCGTTAGCTACATAAATGTCTAAGAAATTGTCATTGTTAAAGTCTCCTATAGAAGCACTAAGTCCCCAAGCTTTATTTTCTATACCAGCCTCTTTTGTAATGTTGGAAAAATGATTGCCATCATTTCTAAATAATTGATCTGAACTATAAGGTTCCTTAGTTTCTTGTAGTCGTGGATCAATATGTGTGTTATTTCTAAAATCTTGACGATGATTTACCAAATACATGTCTAAATCATTATCGTTATCATAATCAAAAAAATAGGCTTGAGTAGAAAACCCAAAATGATCTAAGCCATATTCTGAAGCACTTTCTATAAACGTTTCGTCTTTTTGATTAATGTAAAGTCTGTTTTTTCTAAGCTCATGGTTGTTTAAGGATCCCGATTTACACACATAAATATCTAACCACCCGTCGTTATTAATATCTATCATAGAAACTCCAGTAGTCCAACCATTATCATCTTCAGTATTGGAATTTGCGGTTATGTCTTTAAACTCTAGACCTCCTTTATTTATATATAGTTTATTGGTTTCTTGATTTGAAGAAAAATATAAATCATCTAAACCATCATTATTAATATCACCAACCGCTAGACCAGCACCATTATAGATATAGGAATAGTTTAAAAAATTGAAATAAAGATTCTCGGTTACATTATTTGCAAAGTGAATATTAGTATGATTGTTATCCACTCTTTCAAATAACTTGGCCATAGTGATTTCATTATCAACTTTAGTACAGCTGCTAAGAATAATAATAAGCAATAAACAAAGATGTTTAGCGTAATGCATATTTGTGTATGAGTTTCATAAAATAATTATGATAATAATTTAATGCAATTTTTGTGTTTTTATGTGATTTAATAAATTATCTATTGGCCTTCTAATATAATTAGAGCCCTTTAAGCCCCTTCTTTTTAATACTATTTCTATTTGTTTTTTCCCATGAAATGCTATAGAGCCAACAAAATATAACGGAACCGTTTTTAGTTCTTCTGCGTATTTCATAATATGTTTTTCTACAAAGAGATCCATCCCCTCGATTAGTATTTTTTCAATAAAAGGATGATCTAAATTTTCAAATAAAAATCTCGCAAATTCAGCTAAATATTTATTAGGAGTAGAAGATTGATATAGTTTTTCAACAACATTCTTTATGTTTAAATTAAACTGTTTTTCAAAAGAAAGCTTTAATTCGTCTGGCATTTCCTTATAGAAATAGGTCCTTAAAAGTTCTTTTCCAAAATAATTACCACTTCCTTCATCCATTACAATATATCCTAATGACGGGGTCTTTACGTGAACAGAATTACCATCATAAAAACAACAATTTGAACCAGTACCTAAAATACAAACCACAGCAGGCTCGTTAGTAGTTGCATACACAGCGGCCATAATATCTTCACTTGTTGTGGCATTTGCTTTCTCAAAAAATGAGGTTAACACTTTATCTACTTTCTTTTGATTTTTTTTAGTTCCGCAGCCTGCTCCGAAAAAATGTATTGAGGTTACTAGCTCTTTATATTTTATAAGTTCAATATCATTATTGATAATTGTCTTAAGTGCTTTTTTAGAAAGAATTGCAGGGTTTAAGCCTTTGGTTCGAATTCTTATTGGATTCTCATTTTCATTTTTATATAAAATCCAGTCGCACTTTGTGGATCCACTATCGGCTATTAATAACATACTTTTTATTCTTTAGGCGCTTAAGTTTAATTGATTGTCTTTTATTTTAGAAAGAAGTTCTTTAACAGAGTTCTTTCCTATTTCAAACCCTCTTTCGTAATGACAACTATTTACACTTACTCTTTTTTGTTTGTTAATATAAATAATAGGGATACCGCCACTTATAAAGCTCTCTAAATGACCACATTCCTTTGGGCGGAATTTTCTTCTTGTGGAAGAAAAAATTAAGCCGTCTATAATATTACTTTTTGATAAAAGGTTAGAATACTTAACTTCTTTATTATAGTCATTACACGATTGATACACCATAATTTTGTAATCATTTCTTGAAGATTCTTCAGTGATTCCGTTTAAAGACTCTAGAAAAAAATTATCCTTTAAATCTGGCAGTATAATACCTAAAATGTAACTCCTTTTATTTTTTAAAGCAGAGGCATGAATATTTGGCTTATAATTTAACGCATTAGCCATTTTTATAACCTTGTTTTTGGTCCTAGTACTTATTTCCGAACTATTTCTTAGAGCTTTAGATACAGTAGAAATAGACAGGTTTAAAATTGAAGCTATATTTTTTAATGTAATACTATTTGTTCTCATAAATTACTACTGCATTAAATAATTTGTTTTGCAATAAGTTAAAAGGCTTTTGAGGGACGCAACTATTGCTAATTCAGTATCTGCAAATGGCTCATCAAGAACAATTAACAATGCACTTATTTTATCATGCTCTAATTTTGTGATTTTTTTATTAGAAATAACTTTTAATAATAATTCCGATGTTTCTGACAAGTTTCTAGATAATGGCTCTAAGGGTGTTGTATTTGGATTTTTATTTATCTCAATAAAATCTTCATGGTTCTCTATCCAAAGTGTCAGATAATTATTTATTTTAGGTAAACTTTTTTTCTTTTCTTCTTTAATAAATAACGAAACTGTATTGTTAAATTCAACCGCATCTTCTGCATCAGCAGTGCAAACATCTGCAAACAAGGTAAAAGGAGAAAACGTTTTATATTCTGTACCACCTTTATTTCTTGAATATATTTTTAAAGGTTCACAAATTTTAGATAATACCCTTAGGGATTTAATATCTTCATTTTTACTAATATTTCTAAGAATTACATCTTTGTTTCTAATATGATTAATGCCTAATTCTTCAAGTTGATAATTGATAACTTTCAACCTTTTATACATACTAACCAAATCATTTATATTTTTAGGAGACCAATAGCGCTCAGCTATGGCTGCAGTTCTTGGCCAAATTCTAGAATCTATTGTCAATGGTGTAACTAACTCACTCCACATCGTGGTTTCTGCTCCTAATATTCTTTTTCGCTCTTCTTTAGTAAGTGCCGCATCACCTATAGGATCTACTAAATAATGATGTTCTATAGACAACATTCTGTCTATATAGTATCCTGCAGATAGTACTGCTTGATATCCTTTTTGAGCTGCTTCTATGAGTGTACTTTGTTCTAAGCCTTCGTGTTCTCCTCTCCAAGAATGTATTACGGCAGTTGTTGGTATTGAAGGGGTTAGAATTTCATCCCATCCCATTAGTTTTTTGCCTAATTTTTTTAAAATCTCTTCTACTTTTATATTAAAATAGGTTTGTAAATCGTGATTGGTTTCTAAGTTGTGTTTCTTCTTAAATTCTTGAATTTCTTCACTTTCATCCCAATGTTTTCCTTCATTTTCATCTCCTCCGATATGAAAATATTCATAAGGAAATAATGGAGCGATTTCTCTAAATAAAGTTTCTAGAAAAAGGTAAGTAACTTTTTTTGATGGGTCTAAGGTTGGATCAAAAACACCCGAAAATCGTTCCACTTTGTAATCATAGTCATCTTTACTCCCTAATTCAGGATAGGCAGCTAATATTGCAGATGCATGACCTGGAATATCGAACTCTGGAATAACTCTAATACCTAAGTTAGATGCATAGGCAACAATGTCTTTTATTTGTTCTTGAGTGTAAAACAATCCATCAGCAGCAACTTCTTGTAATCTCGGATACACTTTAGATTCTACTCTAAATCCCTGATCATCTGTTAAATGCCAATGAAACACATTAAGCTTAACAGAGGCCATTGCGTCTAAATTTCGTTTTAATACATCTATTGGCTGAAAATGTCTGGCGACATCAATCATTAATCCTCTCCATACAAAACGTGGAGCGTCTGCTATAGTTGCTCCTTGAAAAAAATAATTGTTTTGATTATGACTGACTAATTGCAATAATGTTTCTAGACCTCTCAAAGCTCCCACATCTGAGATGGCATGAATAGTTACCTTATCTTTCTTTACAATTAATCTGTATGACTCATCATCATTTACGGTTAGATTTGAAACACTATCAAAACTGATTTCGATTGATGCGGACGTATCTTTTAAAGGAAACCCAACATCTATAAATACTCCTGTTTTGTTTGCTAAACGTCTTAAAAAATTGATAGCAGCATTACGAACTCTAGGGCAGGTTTCACCCTTTATTGAGATCGTAACGTTGCTATCAATCATAAACTTAGCAGAATTACTTTCAATATGTTTAGGCCACGGCATTAGATTGTATTTCTCTAATGTTTCCTCTTGTGACCAAATATTTTGGATAAAGAAACTACAACACAATATTATTAGAATTAATCTTTTCTTCATTTTAATAGTTCATATTAGTTCTCGTTTACTTTAATGTATTTCTCTATTATTTCTCTTTTAATATCTGCAGCTTTAACCTCTTCTAGTCCCTTTTGAATTAAAGTATCTCTAATAATTTTTATAGTAAAAGGAAATTCATGGTTTCTTATCGGTTCAACTGATGTGAAGTTTAAAGTTTCAACATACTGACCGTCTTGATATTTATATGTTCCACCTCCACTATAAAAATTTTCAACACTGTTGTAATCTTGGTTAATAAAAGCAAAATGAGATGCATTTATGATTTTAATAAAATCAGTACTTGAAAGATCTTTTATGTCTACTGAGTCACCTTGTTTAGTTTCTGCATAAATCATTTTCCATGTCCCTTCAATATCGCTTTTAGTTTTCTCATTTTTACATGAAAAACAGAACATAAAAGCCAATATGACATAAACTTGCCTCATAAGCTTACTAAAAATAGTAACGTTTAAAGGCTTCAATTGCTGCATAATCTGCGAGACCTAGATCGTTATACTTTTTGGCAGTCAATCTATTTCTATCTTCTACTCTAACCCAAAACTCTCTAGAATCACCACCTTGAAACATCACTCCATCCTTTTGTGATTGGTGATAAAAAATAGCATGTCTCTTTTTTAGTACTTGATCAGGACTCATCGGAACTGCCATTTCTATTTCATACGATTCCCACTCATGCCAAGCTCCACGATATAGCCAAACCCAACAATCATCCATATAAGATTTAACTTTAAGATCATCTAGAGCCATAAACAAAGCATCTAAACATACTTTA
Coding sequences within:
- the acs gene encoding acetate--CoA ligase; translation: MNLPKISTQKDYEKAYLYSLENPESFWASIAEHFVWKRKWDSVLEYNWLKPETKWFEGGKLNITENCLDRHLKTKGDQVAIIWEPNDPKDEALHITYKELHRRVSKFANVLKSYNVEKGDRVCIYMPMILELTVAVLACARIGAVHSVVFAGFSSKALAARINDASCKLLLTTDGSYRGNKITPLKDIADEALKFCPTIEKTIVYKRTGQDVNWGGNDVWWHEAIKNADDFCKAEVMEAEDMLFILYTSGSTGKPKGMVHTCGGYMVYTAYTFQNVFQYEEGDVYWCSADIGWITGHSYIVYGPLSSGATTVMFEGVPSYPDYGRFWGICEKHKVNQFYTAPTAIRALAKHPIDLVNKHDLSQLKTLGTVGEPINEEAWRWYNKHVGKGNCPIVDTWWQTETGGILISSLAGVTRQKKTYATLPMIGVSPILLDNKGGEIKTKEAEGILAIKQPWPSIARTIYGNHKRYKDVYFTAYEGLYFPGDGALRDENGNYRITGRVDDVVIVSGHNLGTAPIENAINEHEAVVESAVVGFQHDVKGNALYAYVILYDRFDASENLLQTIRNKVTETIGPIAKPDKIQFVSSLPKTRSGKIMRRILRKIATNEISNLGDTSTLLNPDVVQEIIDKRL
- a CDS encoding beta-N-acetylhexosaminidase, whose protein sequence is MKKRLILIILCCSFFIQNIWSQEETLEKYNLMPWPKHIESNSAKFMIDSNVTISIKGETCPRVRNAAINFLRRLANKTGVFIDVGFPLKDTSASIEISFDSVSNLTVNDDESYRLIVKKDKVTIHAISDVGALRGLETLLQLVSHNQNNYFFQGATIADAPRFVWRGLMIDVARHFQPIDVLKRNLDAMASVKLNVFHWHLTDDQGFRVESKVYPRLQEVAADGLFYTQEQIKDIVAYASNLGIRVIPEFDIPGHASAILAAYPELGSKDDYDYKVERFSGVFDPTLDPSKKVTYLFLETLFREIAPLFPYEYFHIGGDENEGKHWDESEEIQEFKKKHNLETNHDLQTYFNIKVEEILKKLGKKLMGWDEILTPSIPTTAVIHSWRGEHEGLEQSTLIEAAQKGYQAVLSAGYYIDRMLSIEHHYLVDPIGDAALTKEERKRILGAETTMWSELVTPLTIDSRIWPRTAAIAERYWSPKNINDLVSMYKRLKVINYQLEELGINHIRNKDVILRNISKNEDIKSLRVLSKICEPLKIYSRNKGGTEYKTFSPFTLFADVCTADAEDAVEFNNTVSLFIKEEKKKSLPKINNYLTLWIENHEDFIEINKNPNTTPLEPLSRNLSETSELLLKVISNKKITKLEHDKISALLIVLDEPFADTELAIVASLKSLLTYCKTNYLMQ
- a CDS encoding LacI family DNA-binding transcriptional regulator → MRTNSITLKNIASILNLSISTVSKALRNSSEISTRTKNKVIKMANALNYKPNIHASALKNKRSYILGIILPDLKDNFFLESLNGITEESSRNDYKIMVYQSCNDYNKEVKYSNLLSKSNIIDGLIFSSTRRKFRPKECGHLESFISGGIPIIYINKQKRVSVNSCHYERGFEIGKNSVKELLSKIKDNQLNLSA
- a CDS encoding VCBS repeat-containing protein; the protein is MAKLFERVDNNHTNIHFANNVTENLYFNFLNYSYIYNGAGLAVGDINNDGLDDLYFSSNQETNKLYINKGGLEFKDITANSNTEDDNGWTTGVSMIDINNDGWLDIYVCKSGSLNNHELRKNRLYINQKDETFIESASEYGLDHFGFSTQAYFFDYDNDNDLDMYLVNHRQDFRNNTHIDPRLQETKEPYSSDQLFRNDGNHFSNITKEAGIENKAWGLSASIGDFNNDNFLDIYVANDFLEPDFLYINQGNGKFKDEILSYFKHISTNSMGSDFADINNDLKPDLIVLDMLAEDHIRSKENMAAMSTENFNLLVSAGYHHQYMSNILQLNNDNSTFSEIGQLAGIAKTDWSWAPLIADFDNDGFNDLFITNGIENDLSNQDFRNQMKANIQNRKKVSLDEAINMMPSTKLSNYAFRNNKDLTFTNNSKKWGLDAEINSCGAVYADLDNDGDLDLIINNQSEEASIYRNNTNNNYITFSFKGPDNNPYGIGTTVNIYSGGLQQSKTLFVGRGYQSSVTNKLHFGLEERTKIDSVKVTWPNRKQQLITVVEANRSLSLNYKNAITSKNQKIKSNTLFEAIDPITIGIDYEQVENKFDDFNLQLLLPQKQSEVSSPMTVADINNDGLDDFFVGNSKNEKASLFIQKNDGQFEGSNEALFESDKIYEDTNARFIDIDNDNDLDLYVTSGGYEIEQNSPLLQDRLYINDGKGRFKKSNKLPNIFSNTKGITSADYDNDGDMDIFVGGRVKHGMYPLSDKSYLLENQNGKFIDVTSDRISEISELEMVNEAVFTDYDNDGDADLIIVGEWMSITIFQNDNSNFQKRELQELKDLNGWYQTIKEVDLNKDGLKDYVIGNWGENNKFHPGKEKPLHVYADDFDDNTSIDIILSKVSKTGELIPVRGKQCSSEQNAFINYKIKTYKEFAASSIIDIYGENELSKATHLTAFHFQSIILRNKGDGHFEIENLPKHAQFSPTLSIETHDLNNDGHIDIFGVGNVFDAEVETIRYDASKNYVLLGGDDDDFKFINDASYFNNSEAKTIKKIVINDQVHFIIMNKNDSLKILRLKNQT
- a CDS encoding N-acetylglucosamine kinase: MLLIADSGSTKCDWILYKNENENPIRIRTKGLNPAILSKKALKTIINNDIELIKYKELVTSIHFFGAGCGTKKNQKKVDKVLTSFFEKANATTSEDIMAAVYATTNEPAVVCILGTGSNCCFYDGNSVHVKTPSLGYIVMDEGSGNYFGKELLRTYFYKEMPDELKLSFEKQFNLNIKNVVEKLYQSSTPNKYLAEFARFLFENLDHPFIEKILIEGMDLFVEKHIMKYAEELKTVPLYFVGSIAFHGKKQIEIVLKRRGLKGSNYIRRPIDNLLNHIKTQKLH